One part of the Humulus lupulus chromosome 9, drHumLupu1.1, whole genome shotgun sequence genome encodes these proteins:
- the LOC133800647 gene encoding pentatricopeptide repeat-containing protein At5g46460, mitochondrial-like yields the protein MLRFPGHFRSMRMSCFSVLFSFTLNSNSYKPSLKSLGGFMGSMSYAKLSDPNYKLLFSDYLRNKRVDEAREVFDQIPYPNVYLYSMMISGYARNCRLDDALKLFDEMPVRDAVSWNLIIKGCLDCGELSKAAEIFDDMPGKNVVSWTTMIHGLMLFGEVEMAEILFHKMPTRDVAAWNSMVHGYFSNGRVEDAVNLFEVMPCCNVISWTSMIGGLEQNGKSNEALSLFQKMMCSGFKPTSTTLVCALTASAKVPALYLGVKIHGQIVKLGYFFDEYLSASLITFYANCKQVESACKVFKEKLHKTVAVWTALVTGFALNGKPENALEVFRDMMKLGVLPNQSSFTSALNASCALESPDRGKEIHSVAIKLGLGTDVFVGNSLIVLYSKCGNISDGISVFMRIGEKNIVSWNSLIMGCAQHGCGTLALTLFSQMMRVGVVPDEITFTGLLSACSHSGMLQKGKGFFKFFSEAKTFEVKREHYSCMVDVLGRCGKLEEAEELVRNMPFEANSMVWLALLGACRSHSNLDVAERAAKNIFELEPHCSAAYVLLSNIYASANRWSDVSRIRMMMKHNGVVKQPGSSWVTLRGFRHEFLSGDRSHPLSEKIYRKLDWLRVRLKECGYVPDQKFALHDVEAEQKEEMLSYHSERLAIAFCLVSTPEGSAITVMKNLRVCGDCHSAIRLIAKIVGRNIVLRDSSRFHHFSNGICSCGDYW from the coding sequence ATGCTGAGATTTCCTGGCCATTTTCGATCGATGAGAATGTCATGTTTCTCAGTCTTATTCTCCTTCACCCTAAACTCTAATTCTTACAAACCTTCTCTTAAATCCTTAGGAGGCTTTATGGGTTCGATGAGTTATGCCAAATTGAGTGATCCCAATTACAAGTTGTTGTTTTCAGATTATCTTAGGAATAAAAGAGTCGATGAAGCTCGGGAAGTGTTTGATCAAATTCCTTATCCGAATGTGTATTTGTACTCGATGATGATATCTGGTTATGCTAGAAATTGTCGGTTGGATGATGCATTGAAACTATTCGATGAAATGCCTGTTAGAGATGCAGTTTCTTGGAATTTAATTATTAAAGGGTGTTTGGATTGTGGGGAGTTGTCTAAGGCTGCAGAGATTTTTGATGACATGCCTGGAAAGAATGTTGTTTCTTGGACGACAATGATTCATGGGTTGATGCTGTTTGGGGAAGTTGAGATGGCTGAGATCTTGTTTCATAAGATGCCCACGAGGGATGTGGCTGCTTGGAATTCGATGGTACATGGTTATTTTAGTAATGGTAGAGTGGAAGATGCTGTTAACTTGTTTGAGGTAATGCCTTGCTGTAATGTAATTTCGTGGACTTCGATGATCGGTGGACTTGAACAGAATGGCAAGAGTAATGAAGCTTTGTCTCTCTTCCAAAAGATGATGTGTTCTGGTTTCAAACCCACTTCAACCACGTTGGTATGTGCCTTGACTGCCTCGGCAAAAGTACCGGCTTTATATTTGGGTGTTAAAATTCATGGTCAAATTGTCAAGTTAGGCTACTTCTTTGACGAGTATTTATCTGCTTCTCTTATAACCTTTTATGCAAATTGTAAGCAAGTAGAGAGTGCTTGCAAGGTTTTCAAAGAAAAACTGCACAAAACTGTGGCGGTCTGGACAGCCCTTGTAACTGGATTTGCCTTGAATGGCAAGCCTGAAAATGCATTAGAAGTTTTTCGAGATATGATGAAATTGGGTGTCCTTCCAAATCAGTCTTCTTTTACCAGTGCTTTGAATGCATCTTGTGCATTGGAGTCTCCTGATAGAGGCAAGGAAATCCATTCAGTGGCTATAAAACTAGGTTTGGGAACTGATGTATTTGTGGGTAATTCTCTTATTGTCTTATATAGTAAATGTGGTAATATAAGTGATGGGATTTCTGTGTTTATGAGGATTGGTGAGAAGAACATTGTGTCATGGAATTCCCTTATCATGGGATGCGCACAACATGGTTGTGGGACATTGGCCTTGACTCTGTTCAGCCAAATGATGCGTGTGGGGGTCGTGCCAGATGAAATCACATTTACGGGCTTGCTTTCTGCTTGTAGCCATTCCGGGATGTTACAGAAAGGAAAAggctttttcaaattttttagtgAAGCGAAAACTTTTGAGGTGAAGCGCGAACACTATTCTTGTATGGTCGATGTCTTAGGCCGATGTGGGAAGTTGGAAGAAGCAGAGGAGTTAGTTAGAAACATGCCTTTTGAAGCAAATTCCATGGTATGGCTAGCTTTACTTGGCGCTTGTAGGAGCCATTCTAATTTGGATGTGGCTGAAAGAGCTGCAAAGAACATTTTTGAACTGGAACCACATTGTAGTGCTGCTTATGTATTGTTGTCGAATATCTATGCTTCTGCAAACAGATGGAGTGACGTCTCAAGAATTCGAATGATGATGAAGCACAATGGTGTTGTAAAACAACCAGGCTCTAGTTGGGTCACTCTGAGGGGATTCAGACATGAATTTCTTTCTGGTGATAGGTCTCATCCACTCAGTGAAAAAATATATCGAAAACTAGATTGGTTGCGAGTTAGGCTGAAGGAATGTGGTTATGTTCCTGATCAGAAGTTTGCTCTGCATGATGTGGAGGCTGAACAAAAGGAAGAGATGTTGTCTTACCATAGTGAGAGGCTTGCTATTGCATTTTGCTTGGTTAGTACCCCTGAGGGGAGTGCAATAACTGTGATGAAGAACCTTCGTGTATGTGGGGATTGTCATTCTGCCATCAGGCTTATTGCAAAGATTGTTGGACGCAACATCGTTTTAAGAGATTCAAGCCGATTTCATCACTTTAGCAATGGCATCTGTTCTTGTGGTGATTACTGGTAG
- the LOC133799332 gene encoding receptor-like protein EIX2 → MMTRRVVVVVWFVIATSGVWSSTSTSSANSQSQCIEKERRALLEFKQALVYKSNFFLSSWTNTGRDDDCCTWRGIRCDNSTHHIIMLNLRPNNSDQTLGGEIGHSLHELQHLSYLDLSHNNFTKIPKFIGSLSRLTYLNLSYNPIVGIIPSQLGNLTRLKFLDLYIDLDYGHLIDNNSFEWLSRLTSLESFKLRNTDLTKASTNWLQRLKTLPSLSNLRLSHCLFPPVDISSLSTNSSNSLTELLILRSVVHPSTVPWLFNISSSLVYLVLYDSQIEGTLPNSSENMRSLEAIYLPSNEFEGEVPKSLGSLCNLQELVLDHNRFSTTLGEILESLSGCAKSSLEHLELSNNRIKGPFPTSNVFPIFLRYLGISSNQIEGPLSSLSMLPNIIVLTINSNKLNGTLPESIGQLQHLESFDFSLNSFTGTVSEIHFHKLSKLKEVYISENSLTFNFNSNWVPPFSLKSLKLRSCKLGPEFPSWLQTQSNITILDIANTGIHGTIPAWFSNHASKLNLLNLSSNQFLGPIPHFLSAVQDLHLSNNHFVSLRDFICNKAVHGATQFLDVSNNLIFGNLPNCWGNIKSLKFLMVDNNKLSGVVPSSIGLLYDIQYLVLRYNNFSGSLPSSIQNCTQLQVLNVEENSLEGEIPTWIGERLTNLIILGLRSNKFHGSIPSNLCHIRSIQILDLSMNDLTGAIPSCTNNFTYMRNKDYQELVLRHTYVVERSSDAVAYVVNDTVEAQIMWKGKYYEFQTNLKLLKIIDLSSNKLDGQIPEELTNLVELVQLNLSRNNLYGPIPIEIGKLSNLQALDLSNNKLSGTIPTTLEKMSFLQHLDFSNNKLSGKIPTATQLQSFDDSAFAGNLGLCGAPLTKSCSEDKTLHGVQESEQLFDMSWLQMGVGVGFGVGFAGVCMWSFVT, encoded by the coding sequence ATGATGACTAGAAGAGTTGTTGTAGTTGTTTGGTTTGTAATAGCCACGTCTGGTGTATGGAGCAGTACTAGTACTAGCAGTGCAAATTCTCAGTCCCAGTGCATAGAGAAGGAGAGACGAGCTCTTCTAGAGTTTAAGCAAGCCCTGGTTTACAAATCCAACTTCTTCCTGTCGTCCTGGACAAACACTGGGAGAGACGACGACTGTTGCACATGGAGAGGAATCAGGTGTGACAACTCAACTCATCATATTATTATGCTTAATCTTCGTCCAAACAACAGTGATCAAACATTGGGTGGTGAAATCGGTCATTCATTGCATGAGTTGCAACATTTGAGCTACTTGGATCTTAGTCACAACAATTTTACTAAAATTCCCAAGTTTATTGGTTCTTTATCTAGACTCACATATCTCAACCTTTCATATAATCCTATTGTTGGAATCATTCCTTCCCAGCTTGGGAATCTTACAAGGTTAAAGTTCCTCGATCTTTATATTGACCTTGATTATGGTCACTTGATTGATAATAATAGTTTTGAATGGCTTTCTCGTCTCACTTCTCTTGAATCCTTTAAACTGAGAAACACAGATTTGACCAAAGCTAGTACAAATTGGCTTCAACGTCTCAAAACACTTCCCTCTTTATCAAATTTAAGATTATCTCATTGCTTATTTCCACCTGTGGATATCTCATCTCTTTCCACGAACTCGTCCAATTCTCTCACAGAACTTTTGATATTGAGAAGTGTCGTACATCCTTCAACAGTTCCTTGGTTGTTCAATATAAGCTCCAGCCTTGTTTATCTCGTCCTCTATGATAGTCAAATTGAAGGAACTCTTCCAAATTCTTCTGAAAACATGAGATCTCTAGAGGCTATTTATTTGCCGTCCAATGAATTCGAAGGTGAAGTACCAAAATCATTGGGAAGTCTCTGCAATCTTCAAGAGTTAGTGTTGGATCACAACAGATTCAGTACTACACTTGGTGAAATCCTAGAAAGCCTCAGTGGTTGTGCTAAAAGTTCTTTAGAGCATTTGGAATTGAGCAATAACAGAATAAAAGGTCCTTTTCCCACTTCAAATGTGTTCCCCATTTTCCTAAGATATCTAGGCATTTCTAGTAACCAAATAGAAGGACCATTGTCCAGTCTTTCAATGTTGCCAAACATTATAGTGTTGACAATCAACAGTAACAAGCTTAATGGTACTTTACCTGAAAGTATTGGCCAACTCCAACATCTGGAGAGTTTTGATTTCTCTCTAAACTCCTTCACTGGCACAGTCTCTGAAATCCACTTTCACAAACTTTCCAAGCTGAAGGAAGTTTACATATCGGAGAATTCCTTAACATTCAACTTCAACTCCAACTGGGTTCCACCCTTCAGCCTAAAATCTCTCAAGTTAAGGTCTTGCAAGTTAGGTCCGGAGTTTCCTAGCTGGCTTCAAACCCAATCAAACATTACTATTCTTGATATTGCAAACACTGGAATTCACGGTACTATTCCTGCCTGGTTTTCCAACCATGCTTCCAAGTTGAACTTGCTCAATCTTTCTTCAAACCAGTTTCTTGGCCCTATTCCACATTTTCTATCTGCTGTGCAAGACTTGCATCTCTCTAATAATCACTTCGTTAGTCTGAGAGATTTTATCTGTAATAAAGCAGTGCATGGGGCAACGCAGTTTCTTGATGTTTCTAACAACTTAATATTTGGCAACCTTCCTAATTGTTGGGGGAACATCAAGTCCTTGAAGTTTCTCATGGTAGACAATAACAAATTGTCTGGAGTGGTCCCAAGCTCGATTGGTCTGTTGTATGATATTCAGTACTTAGTTTTGAGGTACAACAACTTCTCGGGAAGTCTACCTTCGTCGATACAGAACTGTACACAGCTTCAGGTTCTTAATGTGGAAGAGAATTCACTGGAAGGAGAAATTCCAACATGGATCGGGGAACGACTAACAAATTTGATCATCCTTGGTCTTAGATCAAATAAATTTCACGGAAGCATACCATCAAACTTATGTCACATTCGTTCCATTCAAATTCTAGACCTTTCAATGAATGATCTGACCGGAGCTATTCCTTCGTGCACGAACAACTTTACGTATATGAGGAACAAAGATTACCAAGAACTCGTATTGAGACATACATATGTGGTTGAGAGGAGTTCTGATGCAGTAGCCTATGTTGTAAATGATACAGTCGAAGCACAAATTATGTGGAAAGGAAAATATTACGAGTTTCAGACGAATTTAAAGCTGTTGAAAATCATTGATCTTTCAAGCAACAAACTAGATGGACAGATACCCGAAGAGTTAACAAATCTAGTCGAATTGGTTCAGCTCAACTTGTCGAGAAACAATTTGTATGGACCAATTCCGATAGAGATTGGTAAGTTGAGCAACCTACAAGCACTGGATTTGTCCAACAACAAGCTTTCTGGTACAATTCCCACGACTTTAGAGAAGATGTCTTTTCTGCAACACTTGGATTTCTCGAATAACAAGCTATCAGGGAAAATCCCTACTGCAACTCAACTTCAAAGCTTTGATGATTCTGCGTTCGCTGGAAACCTTGGACTTTGTGGAGCTCCTCTGACAAAGTCGTGCTCGGAGGATAAAACGCTGCATGGTGTTCAAGAAAGTGAACAACTGTTCGATATGTCGTGGCTTCAAATGGGTGTTGGGGTTGGATTCGGAGTTGGGTTCGCTGGTGTTTGTATGTGGTCATTTGTTACTTGA